Proteins from a genomic interval of Pseudomonas sp. RC10:
- the yghU gene encoding glutathione-dependent disulfide-bond oxidoreductase — protein MTDNAQENQPAGYLPDAVWQPKTVYGGQFASINRADSGARFEQALPVGKHPLQLYSQGTPNGQKVTILLEELLALGHEGAEYDAWLIDIFKGDQFGSGFVGINPNSKIPALVDHSMNPALPVFESGSIMVYLAERFGAFLPSEPRARSETFNWLMWQMGTAPFVGGGLGHFYAYAPIKIEYAIDRYAMETKRQLHVLDTHLASHEYLAGDRYTIADMAVWPWHPGSLFGVYGTHAFLAVEEYTHLMRWYHAIAARPAVARGRLVNRTSGAPGTTLRERHDAADFDALLK, from the coding sequence ATGACCGATAACGCGCAAGAGAACCAGCCCGCCGGGTACCTGCCTGACGCCGTGTGGCAGCCGAAAACGGTGTACGGCGGCCAATTCGCAAGCATCAACCGCGCCGACTCGGGCGCACGCTTCGAACAGGCGCTGCCGGTGGGCAAGCACCCGCTTCAGTTGTATTCCCAGGGCACGCCCAACGGCCAGAAAGTGACGATTCTGCTGGAAGAATTGCTCGCCCTCGGACACGAAGGCGCCGAGTACGACGCGTGGCTGATCGATATTTTCAAGGGCGACCAGTTCGGCAGTGGTTTCGTCGGCATCAACCCCAATTCGAAAATTCCGGCGCTGGTGGATCACTCGATGAACCCTGCCCTACCGGTCTTCGAAAGCGGTTCCATCATGGTCTACCTCGCAGAACGCTTCGGCGCCTTTCTCCCGAGCGAGCCACGTGCACGTTCCGAGACCTTCAACTGGCTGATGTGGCAGATGGGCACGGCGCCATTCGTGGGCGGTGGACTGGGCCATTTCTATGCCTATGCACCGATCAAAATCGAGTACGCCATTGACCGCTACGCCATGGAAACCAAACGCCAGCTGCATGTGCTGGACACCCACCTGGCCTCCCACGAATACCTGGCGGGGGATCGATACACCATCGCCGACATGGCCGTGTGGCCCTGGCATCCGGGCAGTCTGTTCGGGGTCTACGGCACCCACGCCTTTCTCGCGGTCGAGGAATACACCCACCTGATGCGCTGGTATCACGCCATTGCCGCACGGCCCGCCGTGGCCCGCGGCCGCCTCGTCAATCGCACGTCCGGCGCACCGGGAACGACCCTGCGTGAGCGTCACGACGCTGCGGATTTCGATGCCTTGCTGAAATAG
- a CDS encoding 3-keto-5-aminohexanoate cleavage protein, whose protein sequence is MKNIKGKVVITCAVTGGVHTPSMSPHLPVTAQQIADAAIGAVQAGASIVHLHARDPLTGRPSQDPELFREFVGTIKAQCDGIINITTGGAPTMGVDERLQPALQLAPELASLNMGSMNFALFPMLNRYKDFQHDWEAKYLESTRDTVFRNTFKDIENILRACSDQGTRFEFECYDTSHLYNLAHFLDRKLVTPPLFVQTVFGILGGIGPHPDDVAHMKRTADRLFGDDFVWSVLGAGRAQMPTAAISAANGGNVRVGLEDSLWDQQGQLARENADQVRRVRKIIEGLALDVATPEEARQLLALKGASHVNF, encoded by the coding sequence ATGAAAAACATCAAAGGCAAAGTGGTCATCACCTGCGCCGTGACTGGCGGCGTCCACACGCCGAGCATGTCGCCGCATTTGCCGGTGACGGCGCAACAGATCGCAGACGCGGCGATCGGTGCCGTGCAGGCGGGCGCGTCCATCGTGCACTTGCATGCCCGTGATCCGTTGACCGGGCGCCCGAGTCAAGACCCGGAGCTGTTCCGCGAATTCGTCGGCACGATCAAGGCGCAGTGCGACGGCATCATCAACATCACCACCGGCGGCGCGCCGACCATGGGTGTCGACGAGCGTCTGCAACCCGCGTTGCAGCTGGCGCCGGAGCTGGCGTCGCTGAACATGGGCTCCATGAACTTCGCGCTGTTTCCGATGCTGAACCGCTACAAGGATTTCCAGCACGACTGGGAAGCGAAGTACCTGGAAAGCACGCGGGACACGGTGTTCCGCAACACCTTCAAGGACATCGAAAACATCCTGCGTGCCTGTTCGGACCAAGGCACGCGCTTCGAATTCGAGTGCTACGACACGTCCCATCTCTACAACCTGGCGCACTTCCTGGACCGCAAGCTGGTGACCCCGCCGCTGTTCGTGCAGACGGTGTTCGGGATTCTCGGCGGCATCGGCCCGCATCCAGACGATGTGGCGCATATGAAGCGCACGGCGGACCGGCTGTTCGGTGACGACTTCGTGTGGTCGGTGCTGGGGGCCGGTCGTGCACAGATGCCCACCGCTGCCATTTCGGCGGCCAACGGCGGGAACGTCCGGGTCGGTCTCGAAGATTCGCTGTGGGACCAGCAGGGCCAATTGGCCCGGGAAAACGCGGACCAGGTGCGCCGGGTGCGCAAGATCATCGAAGGCCTGGCCCTCGACGTTGCCACGCCGGAAGAGGCCCGGCAGTTGCTCGCCCTCAAGGGCGCCAGCCACGTGAATTTCTGA
- a CDS encoding LysR family transcriptional regulator, with protein MRFNRLDLNQLVALDALLREKSVSKAAERIYLSQSAMSNSLTRLREYFQDELLVPTGRKMVITSLGERLAPEVKSILISIQKVTQIRETFDISEVDAEVSIIVSDYVSSVFMPAVVRAVALEAPNVRIRMSILNGSYLDRLDRGEVDFVIAPENFTHPAHPTEFLFQDRFCCVAWDQNAAIKAGVKFEDYQKLGHVVTQIEEGRTALFEDWFLAKYGKVRRIEVICPYFSLLPSLVVGTNRIATVHHELAKLYQSTFPIAIHELPVEMPIFKEYIQYHKSFGSDQVSLWFRDLLHRVAAQMNSGLKQ; from the coding sequence ATGAGGTTTAACCGCTTGGACTTAAACCAGTTGGTCGCGCTCGACGCCTTGTTGCGGGAGAAAAGCGTATCGAAAGCGGCAGAGCGGATTTATCTGAGCCAGTCCGCCATGAGCAATTCGCTGACCCGACTCCGAGAATATTTTCAAGACGAACTGTTGGTGCCTACGGGCAGAAAGATGGTCATTACATCACTCGGTGAACGCCTGGCGCCGGAAGTAAAGTCCATTCTAATCAGCATTCAAAAAGTCACGCAGATCCGAGAAACGTTCGATATTTCAGAGGTCGATGCCGAGGTGTCGATCATTGTGTCCGACTACGTCAGCAGCGTGTTCATGCCGGCCGTGGTGCGGGCTGTGGCGTTGGAAGCCCCGAATGTCAGGATTCGCATGTCGATCCTGAACGGCTCCTATCTGGACCGCCTCGACCGGGGCGAAGTGGATTTCGTCATTGCCCCGGAGAACTTTACCCATCCCGCCCACCCCACCGAGTTTCTGTTCCAGGACCGTTTTTGTTGCGTGGCGTGGGACCAGAACGCTGCCATCAAAGCGGGGGTGAAGTTTGAGGATTATCAAAAGCTGGGTCACGTGGTGACGCAAATCGAAGAGGGGCGTACGGCGTTGTTCGAAGACTGGTTCCTCGCCAAGTATGGAAAGGTCAGACGAATAGAAGTGATTTGTCCGTACTTCAGCTTATTGCCCAGTCTGGTCGTGGGCACGAACCGTATTGCCACGGTGCATCATGAGTTGGCGAAGTTGTATCAGTCGACATTTCCCATCGCGATACACGAACTTCCGGTCGAGATGCCCATCTTCAAAGAGTACATTCAATACCACAAGTCCTTTGGCTCCGATCAGGTCTCCTTGTGGTTTCGCGATTTGTTGCATCGCGTCGCGGCGCAAATGAACAGTGGCCTCAAACAATAA
- a CDS encoding LysR family transcriptional regulator has product MINKLLAMEVFVQVVDTGGFTRAAETLKLPKATVTTLIQSLEASLSVKLLNRTTRHVGVTAEGASFYERCLRILSEVRDAEDAVSLHRLSPSGRLRADVPTGLASEVIIPALPDFFERYPDIRLELGCSDRPVDLLEEGVDCAIRGGRQLADSRLIARSVGTMHYATCASPAYLERHGRPLHPNDLVHHRCVNYFSARTGKTFDWYFTRAEERVQVALSSHIALSDSYAYTAAGLSGLGIVQMADFLMTPWVRDGRLVTVLDDWANEPLPVYAVYPENRHLSTKVRVFVDWIAELFANTGTLRREPSTVAGQSTR; this is encoded by the coding sequence GTGATCAACAAATTGCTGGCGATGGAAGTCTTCGTTCAGGTCGTGGACACCGGAGGATTCACCCGCGCCGCCGAAACCCTGAAGTTGCCCAAGGCGACGGTGACGACCCTTATCCAGTCTTTGGAAGCGTCGTTGTCGGTCAAGCTGCTCAACCGGACGACCCGGCACGTCGGCGTCACCGCCGAGGGCGCATCGTTCTACGAGCGCTGTTTGCGCATTCTGTCGGAGGTGCGTGACGCCGAAGACGCCGTTTCCCTTCACAGGCTCAGCCCCTCGGGGCGCTTGCGGGCCGACGTACCCACGGGCCTGGCCAGCGAGGTGATCATTCCGGCGCTGCCGGATTTTTTCGAACGCTACCCCGACATTCGCCTGGAGCTGGGGTGCAGCGACCGGCCCGTGGACCTTTTGGAGGAAGGCGTGGACTGCGCCATTCGTGGCGGTCGGCAGCTGGCCGATTCTCGCTTGATCGCCCGCAGTGTCGGCACCATGCATTACGCCACTTGCGCTTCGCCCGCGTACCTCGAACGCCACGGACGTCCGCTGCACCCCAACGACCTGGTCCATCACCGCTGCGTCAATTATTTCTCCGCACGCACCGGCAAGACGTTCGACTGGTATTTCACCCGAGCGGAAGAGCGCGTGCAGGTGGCCCTGTCCAGCCACATCGCCTTGAGCGACAGCTATGCCTACACCGCCGCTGGCCTCTCAGGTCTGGGCATCGTGCAAATGGCCGATTTTTTGATGACCCCTTGGGTGAGAGACGGGCGACTGGTGACAGTGCTGGATGACTGGGCCAACGAGCCGCTGCCGGTGTACGCGGTGTACCCCGAAAATCGCCACCTCTCGACCAAGGTGCGGGTGTTCGTCGACTGGATCGCCGAACTGTTCGCCAACACCGGCACCTTGCGCCGGGAGCCGTCGACGGTTGCAGGACAAAGTACCCGCTGA
- a CDS encoding prolyl oligopeptidase family serine peptidase, with protein sequence MLEYFPTNYVWNLATNISLNTGGHFGEVHAICQSLIDVSKRGDDEGSLAFYEAWSARANTLIELAQEDVAAGHLLSAGTKYGRASNYYLTAERMLSQEFPQRETAYKKSIECFEKFVHLSQENCEIIEVPYNGSYLPALFVKAEGVNGKPAPVMALFNGLDSFKEMIYGSGLAQQLARRGISSIIVDQPGAGGAIRLHGHTAVIESELWAGAVVDYLETRSDIDPALIGISAWSLGGYYAPRAAAFEKRFKLCVAWGANHNWGEVQKQRQAREGANPVPHYWEHVQWVWGENSMDAFMAMAPRVTLNGVVDKITVPFLVLHGSNDRQINVKYAHQSYEQAVNSPRRELKIFTEREGGVEHCGADNMSNARDYLVDWVRDVFNDLTAQRTPALQAKVG encoded by the coding sequence ATGCTTGAATACTTTCCAACGAACTATGTATGGAACCTGGCGACCAATATTTCACTGAATACCGGTGGCCATTTCGGTGAAGTGCACGCTATTTGTCAGTCGCTCATCGACGTGTCGAAACGGGGCGATGACGAGGGCAGCCTGGCGTTTTACGAAGCCTGGAGCGCTCGCGCCAACACGTTGATCGAGTTGGCACAAGAAGACGTGGCGGCGGGGCACTTGTTGAGCGCGGGCACTAAATACGGTCGCGCCTCCAACTATTACCTGACCGCAGAACGCATGTTGTCGCAGGAATTCCCGCAGCGTGAGACCGCGTACAAAAAGAGCATTGAGTGTTTTGAAAAGTTCGTGCACTTGAGCCAGGAAAACTGCGAAATCATCGAAGTGCCCTATAACGGCAGTTACTTGCCCGCGCTGTTCGTCAAAGCGGAAGGTGTGAACGGCAAGCCTGCGCCGGTGATGGCGCTGTTCAACGGTCTCGACAGTTTCAAAGAGATGATTTACGGCTCGGGGCTCGCCCAGCAACTGGCTCGTCGCGGCATCTCCAGCATCATCGTCGACCAACCGGGAGCAGGGGGCGCCATTCGCCTGCACGGCCACACCGCTGTCATCGAAAGCGAGCTGTGGGCCGGCGCGGTCGTCGATTATCTCGAAACCCGCAGCGACATCGATCCAGCCCTGATCGGCATCTCGGCCTGGTCCCTCGGCGGCTACTACGCCCCCCGTGCGGCAGCTTTCGAAAAGCGCTTCAAGTTGTGCGTCGCCTGGGGCGCCAATCACAACTGGGGCGAAGTCCAGAAACAGCGTCAGGCCCGTGAAGGCGCGAACCCCGTGCCGCATTACTGGGAACACGTGCAATGGGTCTGGGGCGAAAACAGCATGGACGCGTTCATGGCCATGGCCCCTCGGGTGACCCTCAATGGCGTGGTAGACAAGATCACCGTGCCGTTCCTGGTATTGCACGGCAGCAACGACCGCCAGATCAACGTGAAGTACGCCCACCAGTCCTACGAGCAAGCGGTCAACAGCCCACGGCGCGAACTGAAGATTTTCACCGAGCGCGAAGGCGGGGTAGAGCATTGCGGTGCGGACAACATGTCCAACGCCCGGGACTACCTCGTGGACTGGGTCAGGGACGTGTTCAACGACCTGACGGCTCAGCGCACGCCAGCGCTTCAAGCGAAGGTCGGGTAA
- a CDS encoding SMP-30/gluconolactonase/LRE family protein yields MPGNPIDSFIVTTDDLHYIGHKLQRPECILAERDGSLWTADARGGVVHIQPDGSQQLILPKQTTSATVSNPSEEASRLTTGSLPNGLAFARNGDIIISNFGTDRLELMSRQGDFSVMADTIDGLPIGKVNFVLRDSKDRIWMTISTRTVNWMTAMSPTISDGYIALYQHGVLRVVAEGFHFTNEIRLDANEEWLYVAETCGMRVTRLRVLEDGSLVDREVFGPSNHNGFIDGITFDAFGNLWGTHIMLDRVFAITPQGDMKIILDDDNGSAEGKALLAAFAEDKATADLMLACGGTVAPWFTSITFGGADLSTVYIGTLRGDRIPYFKSPVAGLPMVHW; encoded by the coding sequence ATGCCTGGCAATCCAATAGATTCTTTTATCGTCACCACTGACGATCTTCATTACATCGGTCATAAGTTACAGCGCCCGGAATGCATTCTGGCCGAGCGGGACGGTTCTTTATGGACAGCGGACGCCCGGGGTGGCGTGGTGCACATTCAGCCCGACGGCAGCCAGCAGTTGATTCTTCCCAAACAAACGACGAGCGCCACGGTGTCGAACCCCTCCGAAGAGGCCTCTCGACTGACCACCGGCAGTTTGCCCAACGGCCTGGCGTTCGCCCGCAACGGCGACATCATCATTTCCAACTTTGGCACGGACCGGTTGGAGTTGATGAGCCGTCAGGGGGATTTCAGCGTCATGGCCGACACGATCGATGGCCTCCCTATCGGCAAGGTCAACTTCGTGCTGCGGGACAGCAAGGACCGCATCTGGATGACGATTTCCACCCGAACAGTGAACTGGATGACGGCCATGAGCCCCACCATTTCAGACGGCTACATTGCGCTGTACCAGCACGGCGTGCTGCGGGTCGTGGCCGAAGGGTTTCACTTCACCAACGAAATCAGGCTCGATGCCAACGAGGAATGGCTGTACGTCGCCGAAACCTGTGGCATGCGCGTGACCCGATTGCGTGTGCTCGAAGACGGGTCGCTGGTGGATCGCGAAGTGTTCGGCCCCTCGAATCACAACGGCTTCATCGACGGCATCACCTTCGACGCCTTCGGCAACCTGTGGGGAACGCACATCATGCTGGACCGGGTGTTCGCGATCACGCCCCAGGGTGACATGAAGATCATCCTCGACGACGACAACGGCAGTGCCGAAGGCAAGGCCCTGCTCGCCGCGTTCGCAGAAGACAAGGCCACCGCAGACTTGATGTTGGCGTGCGGCGGCACCGTCGCGCCCTGGTTCACCAGCATCACCTTTGGCGGCGCCGACCTGTCCACGGTGTACATCGGCACGCTGCGGGGCGATCGCATTCCGTATTTCAAATCCCCGGTGGCGGGGTTGCCGATGGTTCACTGGTAG
- a CDS encoding FAD-dependent monooxygenase, with product MGCVNKVLIVGGGIGGLATAIAMRQKGIEVDLVEIKTEWTVYGVGIIQPSNALRALSKIGLAQRCIDNGWPFEGWQLFTQEGELLHSVPTPRAEGADCPPNNGITRPILHDMLSQTAIEHGVRVELGTSVEAITQTTESAHVTFTDGRQAHYDLVVGADGVYSKVRDLMFGRTELKFVGQAVWRFITERPKDMRWGGIYYGHRNKVGLVPLSEELMYLFLVTAEPGNPRKPLDQLHTLLGEHLQDYSGLIAELAQRVTDPAQVVYKPIEELFVEGSWHRGRVVLLGDAAHASSPHLAAGAAMALEDAVLLGDLLDEHQDVESALSAYDVRRQPRCRNVTDACGKLIEAELQQWAGQAPTHDAGQVFGEALRDLARPF from the coding sequence ATGGGATGCGTCAATAAAGTTCTGATTGTGGGCGGTGGAATCGGTGGTCTCGCAACGGCCATCGCGATGCGCCAAAAAGGCATCGAAGTGGACCTGGTCGAGATCAAGACCGAGTGGACCGTTTACGGCGTGGGGATCATCCAGCCGTCCAATGCCCTGCGTGCGTTGTCGAAAATCGGCCTGGCCCAGCGCTGCATCGACAACGGATGGCCGTTCGAAGGCTGGCAGCTCTTTACGCAAGAAGGCGAGTTGCTCCACTCCGTGCCGACACCCCGCGCTGAAGGCGCCGATTGCCCGCCGAACAACGGGATCACCCGGCCCATCCTCCACGACATGCTGTCGCAGACGGCCATCGAGCACGGTGTCCGCGTCGAGTTGGGGACTTCCGTGGAGGCGATCACGCAAACGACCGAATCCGCCCACGTGACCTTCACCGATGGGCGCCAGGCCCACTACGACCTGGTGGTTGGCGCTGATGGCGTGTACTCGAAAGTTCGCGATCTGATGTTCGGACGCACCGAGCTCAAGTTCGTCGGGCAGGCAGTGTGGCGCTTCATCACCGAACGTCCGAAGGACATGCGCTGGGGCGGGATTTATTACGGGCATCGCAACAAGGTCGGGCTGGTCCCACTCAGCGAAGAGTTGATGTACCTGTTCCTGGTCACCGCCGAGCCGGGCAATCCGCGCAAGCCGCTGGATCAACTGCACACCCTGTTGGGCGAACACTTGCAGGATTATTCCGGCCTGATCGCTGAGCTGGCCCAGCGTGTGACCGATCCGGCCCAGGTCGTCTACAAGCCGATCGAAGAGCTATTCGTCGAAGGCTCCTGGCATCGTGGTCGCGTCGTGTTGTTGGGTGACGCGGCCCACGCGTCCAGCCCGCACCTGGCAGCAGGCGCCGCGATGGCGCTGGAAGATGCGGTTTTGTTGGGCGACCTGCTCGACGAGCATCAGGACGTTGAAAGCGCCTTGAGCGCTTACGACGTCCGGCGTCAGCCTCGTTGCCGCAACGTCACCGACGCGTGCGGAAAATTGATCGAAGCCGAACTTCAGCAATGGGCCGGTCAGGCGCCGACCCATGACGCAGGCCAAGTGTTCGGCGAAGCGCTGAGAGACCTCGCGCGCCCGTTTTAA
- a CDS encoding VOC family protein — translation MAIIGIESLVYGVEDLSESTRFFEDFGLPLIHQDTDSSLFRLEEGSHVVLRLLGDPTLPASSVIGSGVLETIWGVDSQASLEALAQQLGRDRDLTFDADGTVHFQTDCGLAMALRVYSRKTVLTAPDALNSPGRINRLNQHRKWRLRARPKVIQHVVFAVQDYEKTFAFMKERLGFRLSDHQRTFGIYARADGANNHHNIFFLNANLPFGGNVGEVRFHHANFGVEDIDELMVGANYMERKGWEKSHFGLGRHRIDSGLFYYVPCPAGGEAEYGADADYVDDNWIPRDWEEPTFGFAHYVHNIPPFLKEEPGWVVKYLEGSVPTVKSK, via the coding sequence ATGGCAATTATCGGAATAGAAAGTCTGGTCTATGGCGTCGAGGATTTGAGCGAATCAACCCGCTTCTTTGAAGACTTCGGCCTGCCGCTCATTCATCAGGACACCGACTCCAGCCTCTTCCGGCTGGAAGAAGGTTCCCATGTGGTCCTTCGACTGCTGGGCGACCCGACGCTGCCCGCGTCCAGTGTGATTGGCAGCGGCGTGCTCGAAACCATTTGGGGCGTGGACTCACAGGCGTCGCTGGAGGCGTTGGCGCAGCAGTTGGGGCGTGACCGGGACCTCACGTTCGATGCAGACGGCACTGTGCATTTCCAGACCGATTGCGGGTTGGCGATGGCGCTTCGGGTCTACTCCCGGAAAACCGTACTGACGGCCCCCGACGCGCTGAACTCGCCCGGGCGGATCAATCGGCTCAATCAACACCGCAAGTGGCGTCTGCGGGCACGCCCCAAGGTGATCCAGCACGTGGTGTTCGCCGTTCAAGACTACGAAAAGACATTCGCTTTCATGAAGGAACGGCTGGGGTTCAGGCTGTCGGACCACCAACGCACTTTCGGCATTTATGCCCGCGCCGACGGGGCCAACAACCACCACAACATCTTCTTCCTGAACGCCAATCTGCCCTTCGGTGGCAATGTCGGGGAAGTGCGTTTTCATCACGCCAACTTCGGCGTCGAGGACATCGACGAACTGATGGTCGGCGCCAATTACATGGAGCGTAAGGGCTGGGAAAAATCCCATTTCGGGTTGGGTCGCCACCGCATCGATTCCGGGCTGTTTTACTACGTGCCCTGCCCGGCAGGTGGAGAAGCGGAATATGGCGCGGACGCCGATTACGTCGACGATAACTGGATACCCCGCGACTGGGAGGAACCGACGTTCGGCTTCGCGCATTACGTGCACAACATCCCACCGTTCCTGAAAGAAGAACCGGGCTGGGTCGTCAAATACCTGGAAGGCAGCGTGCCCACCGTCAAGAGCAAGTAA
- a CDS encoding LysR family transcriptional regulator: MPIDGQHFQKFDLNSLVTFLMVYQEGGVSKAAHVLNVTQPAVSNVLSKLRKRFDDPLFVPCGRHVRPTTKAEWIAQTLAPALVIVQTIIAESAEEERP, from the coding sequence ATGCCGATTGACGGCCAGCACTTCCAGAAATTCGACCTCAATTCGCTGGTCACCTTCCTGATGGTGTATCAGGAAGGGGGCGTGTCGAAGGCGGCCCATGTCTTGAACGTGACGCAGCCAGCGGTCAGCAATGTGCTCAGCAAGTTGCGAAAGCGCTTTGACGATCCGCTGTTCGTGCCGTGCGGGCGTCACGTGCGGCCCACCACCAAGGCTGAGTGGATTGCGCAGACGCTCGCCCCGGCGCTGGTGATCGTGCAGACGATCATCGCCGAGAGTGCTGAGGAGGAACGGCCGTGA
- a CDS encoding NADH:flavin oxidoreductase — MSVSDLFKPLTLLHGPAMRNRFMLAPLTNQQSDHDGTATEFDQRWMEQIGQGGYGLVQTCATYVEASGIGFERQLGINCDAQLEGLTKMARAIREGGGLSAVQLHHAGHRANPLIGGIPAPASNHTVPGVRALTTEQVERIRDSFIAGAVRAETAGFDGVAIHGAFGWILSEFMSPLYNDRTDQYGGSVENRARLTIEVMEGIRRACGPDFQIGWRLSVERYGLLLDELRDITADILRRELIDYLDLALWDSAQIVQEGTFKGQSMLSVFTELPRGGVRVGAAGKIMTAQRAGELMDQGCDFVLIGRASILQRDFPRQVWENPAYESPKLPVPAQYLRDGGLSERFINHMRGWQSFVIRGSL; from the coding sequence ATGTCCGTTTCAGATTTATTCAAACCGCTGACGCTGCTTCACGGGCCGGCGATGCGCAACCGCTTCATGCTGGCGCCGCTGACCAACCAGCAAAGTGACCACGACGGCACGGCCACTGAGTTCGATCAGCGGTGGATGGAACAGATCGGCCAAGGGGGTTACGGCCTGGTTCAGACCTGTGCCACTTACGTAGAAGCCAGCGGCATTGGTTTCGAGCGGCAGTTGGGGATCAACTGCGACGCACAGCTGGAAGGCCTGACCAAAATGGCCCGCGCGATCCGCGAAGGCGGCGGGTTGTCGGCGGTGCAGCTGCACCATGCCGGGCATCGCGCCAATCCGCTGATCGGCGGCATTCCGGCGCCTGCGTCGAATCACACGGTGCCGGGAGTCCGGGCATTGACCACCGAACAGGTCGAGCGCATCCGCGACAGCTTCATCGCCGGTGCGGTGAGGGCAGAAACGGCCGGCTTCGACGGCGTGGCGATCCACGGCGCCTTTGGCTGGATTCTGTCGGAGTTCATGTCGCCGCTGTACAACGACCGCACGGATCAATACGGCGGCAGCGTCGAGAATCGCGCCCGCCTGACGATTGAAGTCATGGAGGGCATTCGTCGAGCGTGCGGCCCTGATTTCCAGATCGGCTGGCGCCTGTCCGTCGAACGTTACGGACTGTTGCTGGATGAGCTGCGGGACATCACCGCCGACATCCTTCGCCGGGAATTGATCGACTACCTCGACCTGGCCCTGTGGGATTCCGCGCAGATCGTCCAGGAGGGCACGTTCAAGGGGCAGAGCATGCTCAGCGTGTTCACGGAACTGCCCCGCGGCGGGGTGCGAGTAGGAGCGGCGGGGAAAATCATGACGGCCCAACGCGCAGGGGAGTTGATGGATCAAGGCTGCGATTTCGTGTTGATCGGCCGCGCCAGCATTCTCCAGCGGGATTTTCCGCGTCAAGTCTGGGAAAACCCGGCCTACGAAAGCCCGAAACTGCCGGTGCCTGCGCAGTATTTGCGTGACGGCGGATTGAGCGAGCGTTTCATCAATCACATGCGCGGCTGGCAGAGCTTTGTCATCCGGGGAAGCCTGTGA